One Halolamina litorea genomic window carries:
- the cyaB gene encoding class IV adenylate cyclase gives MYEVELKVAADHERVRAALDDAGAEAVDRIRQVDTYYDAPHREFAETDEALRLREETDLDGGETTVKMTYKGPLVEAASKTREEHETAVTDGDAAAGILDGLGFEPAATVEKQRERFALDGYTVTLDSVDGVGAFVEVEREASEDAVESVREGAQALMRDLGLDPDDQIRTSYLGLLLDNSS, from the coding sequence ATGTACGAGGTCGAACTCAAGGTCGCTGCCGATCACGAGCGCGTTCGCGCCGCCCTCGACGACGCCGGCGCCGAGGCCGTCGACCGTATCCGGCAGGTCGACACCTACTACGACGCCCCACACCGGGAGTTCGCCGAGACCGACGAGGCGCTCCGACTGCGCGAGGAAACCGACCTCGACGGCGGGGAGACTACGGTCAAGATGACCTACAAGGGGCCGCTCGTCGAGGCGGCCTCGAAGACCCGCGAGGAACACGAGACCGCCGTCACGGACGGCGACGCCGCGGCGGGAATCCTCGACGGTCTCGGCTTCGAACCGGCGGCGACCGTCGAGAAGCAGCGCGAGCGGTTCGCCCTCGACGGCTACACGGTCACGCTCGACAGCGTCGACGGCGTCGGCGCGTTCGTCGAGGTCGAACGCGAGGCATCCGAGGACGCCGTCGAGTCGGTCCGCGAGGGGGCACAGGCACTTATGCGTGACCTCGGCCTCGACCCCGACGACCAGATCCGGACTTCCTACCTCGGTCTGCTACTGGATAATTCTTCGTAG
- a CDS encoding methionine adenosyltransferase, whose product MTRNIQVSELDRRAVEDQQVEIVERKGIGHPDSICDGIAESVSRALSQLYLERVGKVLHYNTDETQLAAGRAAPKYGGGEVIEPIYILLVGRATKTYEHEGEVLELPVDSTALAAAREYLEENIPELEYGTDVVIDVRLGEGSGDLQDVFGEDEVQVPMANDTSYGVGHAPLTETETIVKEIENGLNGEYAAENPEVGPDVKVMGKREGDRIDVTVAVAMVDAYVDDLDAYKRAVAEVRAYAEELAHEYTDREVGVEVNTADDYEEGSVYLTVTGTSAEQGDDGSVGRGNRANGLITPNRPMSMEATSGKNPVNHIGKIYNLLSTATAEAVVEDVDGIRDLQMRLLSQIGRPIDEPHVADAQIVVDDDIDVADIEDDVTEIVDEKLANVTEITREAIEGEISTF is encoded by the coding sequence ATGACGCGGAACATCCAAGTTTCCGAACTCGACCGGCGGGCCGTCGAGGACCAGCAGGTCGAGATCGTCGAGCGGAAGGGGATCGGTCACCCCGACTCGATCTGCGACGGGATCGCCGAGAGCGTCTCGCGGGCACTCTCCCAGCTCTACCTCGAACGGGTCGGGAAGGTCCTCCACTACAACACCGACGAGACCCAACTCGCTGCGGGCCGAGCGGCGCCGAAGTACGGCGGCGGCGAAGTGATCGAGCCGATCTACATCCTCCTCGTTGGCCGTGCGACGAAGACCTACGAACACGAGGGCGAGGTCCTCGAACTCCCCGTGGACTCGACGGCGCTCGCGGCCGCCCGCGAGTACCTCGAGGAGAACATCCCGGAACTGGAGTACGGGACCGACGTGGTCATCGACGTGCGCCTCGGCGAGGGCAGCGGCGACCTGCAGGACGTGTTCGGCGAGGACGAGGTGCAGGTGCCCATGGCCAACGACACCTCCTACGGCGTCGGCCACGCGCCCCTGACCGAGACTGAAACGATCGTCAAGGAGATCGAGAACGGCCTCAACGGCGAGTACGCCGCCGAGAACCCCGAAGTCGGCCCGGACGTGAAGGTGATGGGCAAGCGCGAGGGCGACCGGATCGACGTGACCGTCGCGGTGGCGATGGTCGACGCCTACGTCGACGACCTCGACGCGTACAAGCGCGCCGTCGCCGAGGTGCGTGCGTACGCCGAGGAACTGGCCCACGAGTACACCGACCGCGAGGTCGGCGTCGAGGTCAACACAGCCGACGACTACGAGGAGGGCTCGGTCTACCTCACCGTCACCGGCACCTCCGCCGAGCAGGGTGACGACGGCTCCGTGGGCCGCGGGAACCGCGCGAACGGCCTCATCACGCCGAACCGACCGATGAGCATGGAGGCGACCTCGGGGAAGAACCCCGTCAACCACATCGGGAAGATCTACAACCTGCTCTCGACGGCGACCGCCGAGGCCGTCGTCGAGGACGTCGACGGGATCCGGGACCTCCAGATGCGTCTGCTCTCCCAGATCGGCCGCCCGATCGACGAGCCCCACGTCGCCGACGCCCAGATCGTCGTCGATGACGACATCGATGTCGCCGACATCGAGGACGACGTGACCGAGATCGTTGACGAGAAGCTGGCGAACGTCACCGAGATCACCCGCGAGGCGATCGAGGGAGAGATCTCGACGTTCTAG
- a CDS encoding hemolysin family protein, with amino-acid sequence METFELTARLLAGVGLILANGFFVAIEFALTRARQFSKEEFLGDGGNKALERAWEMTNDLELYLTTCQVGITASSIAVGIVAEPALAAIFEPVFEPVFEGTMFASAGAGAVLAFLIINLVHLTHGEQTPTYLGVERSRLVCQYGATPLYWCNRLILPIIKLGDWVAKGTLRLFGVEMTGAWLETEEDAIESRADLHKRLGSVLSRGDLSEDRRAEIMNALTIGDRAVDEVMVPESDIVALSTEADTAENFRRMEEHPHTRYPLIGEDLSDFRGIVYFPMLARYRDGVAEGEIDFTNLSAPPMTLSGDTSVSDAIDQFQVESQELALVVEDGEVVGMVTVTDLLESITGEMEDPLDAVDPDR; translated from the coding sequence ATGGAAACGTTCGAACTGACCGCCAGACTCCTCGCGGGGGTCGGCCTCATCCTCGCGAACGGGTTCTTCGTCGCCATCGAGTTCGCGCTCACCCGGGCACGCCAGTTCTCGAAGGAGGAGTTCCTCGGGGACGGGGGGAACAAAGCCCTCGAACGCGCCTGGGAGATGACCAACGACTTGGAGCTCTACCTCACTACCTGCCAGGTCGGGATCACCGCCTCCAGCATCGCGGTCGGGATCGTCGCCGAACCCGCGCTGGCGGCCATCTTCGAGCCGGTGTTCGAGCCGGTGTTCGAGGGGACGATGTTCGCCAGCGCGGGGGCCGGCGCGGTGCTCGCGTTCCTGATCATCAACCTCGTCCACCTCACCCACGGCGAGCAGACGCCGACGTACCTCGGCGTCGAGCGCTCGCGGCTGGTCTGTCAGTACGGCGCGACCCCGCTGTACTGGTGTAACCGCCTGATCCTCCCGATCATCAAGCTCGGCGACTGGGTGGCGAAGGGGACGCTGCGCCTGTTCGGCGTCGAGATGACCGGCGCCTGGCTGGAGACAGAGGAGGACGCCATCGAGTCCCGCGCGGACCTCCACAAGCGACTCGGCTCGGTGCTCTCACGGGGCGACCTCTCGGAGGACCGCCGCGCGGAGATCATGAACGCCCTCACCATCGGCGACCGCGCCGTCGACGAGGTGATGGTCCCCGAGTCGGACATCGTCGCCCTCTCCACCGAGGCCGACACGGCGGAGAACTTCCGGCGGATGGAGGAACACCCCCACACGCGCTACCCGCTGATCGGCGAGGACCTGAGTGACTTCCGCGGCATCGTCTACTTCCCGATGCTCGCGCGCTACCGCGACGGTGTCGCCGAGGGCGAGATCGACTTCACGAACCTCTCGGCGCCGCCGATGACGCTCTCGGGAGACACGAGCGTCAGCGACGCCATCGACCAGTTCCAAGTCGAGAGCCAGGAACTCGCGCTCGTCGTCGAAGACGGCGAGGTCGTCGGGATGGTGACGGTGACGGACCTACTGGAGTCGATCACCGGGGAGATGGAGGACCCGCTGGACGCGGTCGACCCCGACCGTTAG
- a CDS encoding RAD55 family ATPase, with product MSERLSTGVPEIDREIGGGIDPGSIVLVLAPPASQSEALLHATMRERRTRYVTTRRNENAVSETLGKVLDGGAPGYSVKYAGLDEPLANVREAIALVEEEAGIVVDTVDPLERTGDPDSYVTFLNELKDALISTGSVGVLHAATSAERSPLRDVTESFGDLVLDVAVQRNGSQVEHVLSVPKFRAHDLPGETIKLELSSEVQVDTSRDIA from the coding sequence GTGAGCGAGCGACTGTCGACGGGCGTGCCGGAGATCGACCGGGAGATCGGCGGCGGGATCGACCCCGGGTCGATCGTCCTCGTGCTGGCGCCGCCGGCGAGCCAGAGCGAGGCGCTGTTGCACGCGACGATGCGCGAGCGCCGGACCCGGTACGTCACGACACGGCGCAACGAGAACGCGGTCAGTGAGACGCTCGGGAAGGTCCTCGACGGCGGTGCGCCGGGCTACAGCGTGAAGTACGCCGGCCTGGACGAGCCGCTGGCGAACGTTCGCGAGGCCATCGCGCTGGTCGAGGAAGAGGCCGGCATCGTCGTCGATACCGTCGATCCCCTCGAACGAACCGGCGATCCGGACAGCTACGTCACCTTCCTCAACGAACTCAAGGACGCGCTGATCAGTACCGGGAGCGTCGGCGTCCTCCACGCGGCGACCAGCGCCGAGCGCTCGCCGCTGCGTGACGTGACCGAGTCCTTCGGCGACCTCGTGCTCGACGTGGCGGTACAGCGCAACGGCTCGCAGGTCGAACACGTGCTCTCGGTGCCGAAGTTCCGCGCCCACGACCTGCCGGGCGAGACGATCAAACTCGAACTCTCCAGCGAAGTGCAGGTCGACACGAGCCGGGACATCGCCTAA
- a CDS encoding tRNA sulfurtransferase codes for MQPSPDLAVVRFGELGIKSGKVRGQMLDRLADNVRAILDDRGIAGRVERRWSRILIWPEEGDTADRFGADEAARAAADAFGVVSTRPAIAVAPERDALETAAVSLAGDHPEGATFAVRANRAGSAETHPFSSQEIEREVGAAVGETTGADVDLDDPDETYRLEIREEEAFVSVAEYDGPGGLPVGTQGKTVLLFSGGLDSPVAAWELFKRGLEVVPVYLDLGAYGGADHLARATETAEVVARSAPHVDARLRVVPAGDLVNDLVAATEPTRMLSLRRAMLRVAEGVADDVGAHSLATGESVGQKSSQTGPNLRTTDAAADRPVYRPLLTRDKPDIVEQAREIGTFVDATMNVGCERVAPDYPETNATISGVEAAEPDDLLSRAEALAEERYVVGEK; via the coding sequence GTGCAGCCGTCACCGGATCTCGCAGTCGTTCGTTTCGGGGAGTTGGGCATCAAGAGCGGCAAGGTCCGCGGGCAGATGCTCGACCGCCTCGCCGACAACGTCCGCGCGATCCTCGACGACCGCGGCATCGCCGGCCGAGTCGAACGCCGCTGGTCGCGCATCCTGATCTGGCCCGAGGAGGGCGACACGGCGGACCGCTTCGGCGCCGACGAGGCCGCCCGCGCCGCCGCCGACGCGTTCGGCGTCGTCTCGACCCGGCCCGCAATCGCCGTCGCCCCCGAACGCGATGCCCTCGAAACCGCCGCCGTCTCGCTCGCCGGCGACCACCCCGAGGGCGCGACGTTCGCCGTCCGAGCCAACCGCGCCGGCTCGGCCGAAACCCACCCCTTCAGCAGTCAGGAGATCGAGCGCGAAGTCGGCGCCGCCGTCGGCGAAACCACCGGCGCTGACGTAGACCTCGACGACCCCGACGAGACTTACCGACTGGAGATCCGCGAGGAGGAGGCGTTCGTCTCCGTCGCCGAGTACGACGGCCCGGGCGGGCTCCCCGTCGGGACGCAAGGCAAGACGGTGCTGCTGTTCTCGGGCGGCCTCGACTCGCCCGTCGCGGCGTGGGAGCTGTTCAAACGCGGGCTGGAGGTCGTCCCGGTCTACCTCGATCTGGGCGCCTACGGCGGCGCCGACCACCTCGCCCGCGCGACCGAGACCGCCGAAGTCGTCGCCCGCTCGGCGCCCCACGTCGACGCCCGACTGCGGGTCGTCCCGGCGGGTGATCTGGTGAACGACCTCGTCGCCGCAACCGAGCCGACGCGGATGCTCTCGCTCCGGCGTGCGATGCTCCGGGTCGCCGAGGGCGTCGCCGACGACGTGGGCGCCCACTCGCTGGCGACCGGCGAGTCCGTCGGGCAGAAGTCCTCCCAGACCGGGCCGAACCTCCGGACGACCGACGCCGCCGCCGACCGCCCGGTCTACCGTCCGCTGCTCACGCGGGACAAGCCCGACATCGTGGAACAGGCCCGCGAGATCGGCACGTTCGTCGACGCGACGATGAACGTCGGCTGTGAGCGCGTCGCCCCGGACTACCCCGAGACGAACGCGACGATTTCGGGCGTCGAAGCCGCCGAGCCGGACGACCTGCTCTCGCGGGCCGAGGCGCTGGCCGAGGAGCGCTACGTCGTCGGCGAGAAGTGA
- a CDS encoding DUF5804 family protein — protein MAQVCLLGTPESTLRYELLSRETAREALATYDLREPYANSLALDTVSIGAAVSLLNDLNWYLVRFTRAALVQSDSVSEGEWLSRDLATAIRDGEVDPDATGTFLEVYGVEEGRPEDPVFVEREGEWTPEREGYDEVLVVRVTEGEFGG, from the coding sequence ATGGCGCAGGTCTGTCTGTTGGGCACCCCCGAGAGTACCCTCCGCTACGAACTGCTCTCGCGGGAGACCGCCCGCGAGGCGCTCGCGACCTACGACCTGCGGGAGCCGTACGCGAACAGCCTCGCGCTCGACACCGTCTCCATCGGCGCCGCCGTCTCGCTGTTGAACGACCTGAACTGGTACCTCGTGCGCTTCACCCGGGCGGCGCTGGTGCAGTCGGACTCCGTCTCGGAGGGGGAGTGGCTCTCCCGGGACCTCGCGACGGCGATCCGTGACGGCGAGGTCGATCCGGACGCCACGGGGACGTTCCTCGAAGTCTACGGCGTCGAGGAGGGCCGGCCCGAGGACCCCGTCTTCGTCGAGCGCGAGGGGGAATGGACCCCCGAACGCGAGGGGTACGACGAGGTACTCGTGGTCCGGGTGACCGAAGGGGAGTTCGGCGGCTAG
- a CDS encoding PLP-dependent cysteine synthase family protein produces the protein MDANVLETIGTPLVEVASPTGTVAAKLESKNPGGSAKDRPALYMIEAAEEAGELGEGDAIVEPTSGNTGIGLALVGAVKGYDVRIVIPGSKSPERRRIMRAYGADIEVVDGDISDARDRADELEATGEYVQVRQFENGANPRAHFETTGPEILDQVGDREIDAFVAGVGTGGTLTGTARRLDQEFPEMEVVAVEPAENAVLSTGESGHDDYQGMGPGFVSPNLDVELIDEVEAVTLDDAERECRCLAREEGILVGQSSGAANVAARRTVQRLADEGVEDPLVVTIFPDGGERYMSTGLFDAEEAEDCPWRGEE, from the coding sequence ATGGACGCGAACGTACTGGAGACCATCGGGACGCCGCTGGTCGAGGTGGCGTCGCCGACCGGCACCGTCGCCGCCAAACTGGAGTCGAAGAACCCCGGCGGCTCGGCGAAGGACCGCCCGGCGCTGTACATGATCGAGGCCGCCGAGGAGGCCGGTGAACTCGGCGAGGGCGACGCCATCGTCGAACCGACGAGCGGCAACACCGGGATCGGACTGGCCCTCGTCGGCGCGGTCAAGGGCTACGACGTGCGGATCGTGATTCCGGGCTCGAAGTCGCCCGAGCGGCGGCGGATCATGCGGGCCTACGGCGCCGACATCGAGGTCGTCGACGGCGACATCAGCGACGCCCGCGACCGGGCCGACGAACTCGAAGCCACCGGCGAGTACGTGCAGGTCCGGCAGTTCGAGAACGGCGCCAATCCCCGCGCGCACTTCGAGACCACGGGGCCGGAAATCCTCGACCAGGTCGGCGACCGTGAGATCGACGCCTTCGTCGCCGGCGTCGGCACCGGTGGCACGCTCACCGGCACGGCCCGCCGACTCGACCAGGAGTTCCCCGAGATGGAGGTCGTCGCCGTCGAACCCGCGGAGAACGCCGTCCTCTCGACCGGGGAGTCGGGCCACGACGACTACCAAGGGATGGGCCCCGGGTTCGTCTCGCCGAACCTCGACGTGGAACTCATCGACGAGGTCGAGGCCGTCACCCTCGACGACGCCGAGCGGGAGTGTCGCTGTCTCGCCCGTGAGGAGGGGATTCTGGTGGGCCAGTCGAGCGGCGCCGCCAACGTCGCCGCACGGCGCACCGTCCAGCGACTCGCCGACGAGGGCGTCGAGGACCCGCTGGTGGTGACGATATTCCCCGACGGCGGCGAGCGCTACATGTCCACGGGGCTGTTCGACGCCGAGGAGGCCGAGGACTGCCCGTGGCGCGGCGAGGAGTAG
- a CDS encoding transporter, with amino-acid sequence MNDDSLTDRLPLVEGAVAGVSAYVFGYLVTYLATSGSMEERLSGFNFIAELFGGEPISVWQGVGWLFYNAHFVRTRATGGLGGPRSQNFIAASDGGAIVLLYLVPVVLLVGVGFVVARLAGADEAADAAAAGAAVTLGYFPLALTGRFLFSYDGSVAPDLVTALLLAGLVYPLIFGAVGGAAWSVFSEDNRFAE; translated from the coding sequence ATGAACGACGACAGCCTCACCGACCGACTCCCGCTCGTCGAGGGCGCCGTCGCCGGCGTCAGCGCGTACGTGTTCGGCTACCTGGTCACCTACCTCGCGACCAGCGGCTCGATGGAGGAGCGGCTCTCGGGGTTCAACTTCATCGCGGAGCTGTTCGGCGGCGAGCCGATATCGGTCTGGCAGGGCGTCGGCTGGCTGTTCTACAACGCCCACTTCGTCCGGACGCGGGCGACGGGCGGCCTCGGCGGCCCGCGCTCGCAGAACTTCATCGCCGCCAGCGACGGCGGCGCCATCGTCCTGCTCTACCTCGTGCCGGTCGTCCTGCTCGTGGGCGTCGGCTTCGTCGTCGCGCGCCTCGCCGGTGCCGACGAAGCCGCCGACGCCGCCGCCGCTGGAGCGGCAGTCACGCTCGGCTACTTCCCGCTCGCGCTGACCGGGCGGTTCCTGTTCAGCTACGACGGCTCGGTGGCGCCGGATCTCGTGACGGCGCTGTTGCTAGCTGGGCTGGTCTACCCGCTCATCTTCGGCGCCGTCGGCGGCGCCGCCTGGAGCGTCTTCAGCGAGGACAACCGCTTCGCGGAGTAG
- a CDS encoding thioredoxin family protein, whose amino-acid sequence MSESPPESTLATLEPDPVWDAESHGDAVDALGTEGLVFRIWGGDWCGDCRQQLPAFAAALEAAGVPDERIHAHAVERENGEKVGEGIEEYGIELIPTVIVEKDGEEIARFVESEDRPIAQYLADAIENAE is encoded by the coding sequence ATGTCCGAATCCCCCCCCGAATCGACGCTCGCGACGCTCGAACCCGACCCCGTCTGGGACGCCGAGTCCCACGGCGACGCCGTCGACGCCCTCGGCACAGAGGGACTCGTGTTCCGTATCTGGGGCGGGGACTGGTGTGGTGACTGCCGACAACAGCTCCCGGCGTTCGCCGCGGCACTCGAGGCTGCGGGCGTGCCCGACGAGCGGATCCATGCCCACGCCGTCGAGCGCGAGAACGGCGAGAAAGTCGGCGAGGGGATCGAGGAGTACGGGATCGAACTGATCCCGACCGTCATCGTCGAGAAGGACGGCGAGGAGATCGCCCGATTCGTCGAGAGCGAGGACCGACCGATCGCACAGTACCTCGCCGACGCGATCGAGAACGCCGAGTAG
- a CDS encoding thioredoxin domain-containing protein has product MSEPRSDDGRNRLADEASPYLKQHADNPVDWQPWDDDALAEARERDVPIFLSVGYSACHWCHVMAEESFEDPAVAELINENFVPIKVDREERPDLDRVYQTVCQLVTGGGGWPLSAFLTPDGEPFYVGTYFPPESPPQRNVPGFGELCRQIAGSWADPEQRAEMENRAEQWTAAARDRMAPASSPANDGPGADDASGTEILDDAAAAAIRGADRENGGFGRSPKFPQPGRVELLLRVATLSGDTEPLTVAENALNAMASGGLYDHLGGGFHRYCVDDDWTVPHFEKMAYDNATVPAALLAGYRVTGNDRYADIVRETLDFAERELSHPEGGFFSTLDARSETPDSRLDDGEEPEREEGAFYVWTPEEVRELLDEPSATLFCRRYGVVSGGNFEGGTSVLTETVPVEELIGAEIEVAGETVEAPDDEAEIRALLADARETLFAAREARPRPPRDEKVLAGWNGLTIETFARAGFVLGDDSRIDRAESALTFVREHLWDEEEKRLSRRFKDGDVAFDGALEDYAFLGRGAFELYQATGEVAPLAFALDLAEAIVEAFYDADDGTLYLSANDAEDLVARPQELTDQSTPSSVGAAVALLLDLDGFTDADLASTARETLSTHRGRIEASPVEHGTLAVAADADARGSLELTVAADDLPTEWRETLASRHLPGAIVARRPPTEAGLEDWLDELGLEEAPPVWAGREAREGQPTVYACRSFTCSPPETDLTAALDWVEANL; this is encoded by the coding sequence ATGAGCGAACCGCGGAGCGACGACGGTCGCAACCGACTGGCCGACGAGGCGAGCCCGTACCTGAAACAGCACGCCGACAACCCGGTCGACTGGCAGCCGTGGGACGACGACGCGCTCGCGGAAGCCCGGGAACGGGACGTGCCGATCTTCCTCTCGGTCGGCTACTCGGCCTGCCACTGGTGTCACGTGATGGCCGAGGAGTCCTTCGAGGACCCGGCGGTCGCCGAACTGATCAACGAGAACTTCGTCCCGATCAAGGTCGACCGCGAGGAGCGCCCCGACCTCGACCGGGTGTATCAGACGGTCTGTCAGCTGGTTACCGGCGGCGGCGGGTGGCCGCTGTCGGCCTTTCTCACGCCCGATGGCGAGCCGTTCTACGTGGGGACGTACTTCCCGCCGGAGTCCCCGCCCCAGCGCAACGTCCCCGGCTTCGGCGAACTGTGCCGACAGATCGCCGGCTCGTGGGCCGACCCCGAGCAGCGCGCCGAGATGGAGAACCGCGCCGAGCAGTGGACCGCGGCCGCACGGGACCGGATGGCCCCCGCGAGTTCGCCGGCGAACGACGGTCCCGGCGCCGACGACGCCTCCGGCACCGAGATCCTTGACGACGCCGCGGCGGCGGCGATCCGCGGCGCCGACCGCGAGAACGGCGGCTTCGGTCGCAGCCCGAAGTTCCCCCAGCCGGGCCGGGTCGAACTCCTGCTCCGGGTGGCGACGCTTTCCGGCGACACCGAGCCGCTGACGGTCGCCGAGAACGCCCTGAACGCGATGGCCAGCGGCGGCCTCTACGACCACCTCGGCGGCGGCTTCCACCGCTACTGCGTCGACGACGACTGGACGGTTCCCCACTTCGAGAAGATGGCCTACGACAACGCGACGGTCCCGGCGGCGTTACTTGCGGGCTATCGCGTCACGGGGAACGACCGGTACGCCGATATCGTCCGCGAGACCCTCGACTTCGCCGAGCGTGAACTCTCCCACCCCGAGGGCGGCTTCTTCAGCACGCTCGACGCCCGGAGCGAGACGCCCGACTCCCGACTCGACGATGGCGAGGAGCCCGAGCGTGAGGAGGGCGCGTTCTACGTCTGGACGCCCGAGGAGGTCCGCGAACTGCTCGACGAGCCGTCGGCGACGCTGTTCTGCCGGCGCTACGGCGTCGTCTCCGGGGGGAACTTCGAAGGCGGAACGAGCGTCCTGACCGAAACCGTCCCCGTCGAGGAACTGATCGGCGCCGAGATCGAGGTCGCCGGTGAGACCGTCGAGGCACCCGACGACGAGGCCGAGATCCGGGCGCTGCTCGCCGACGCCCGGGAGACGCTGTTCGCGGCCCGCGAGGCGCGCCCGCGCCCGCCACGGGACGAGAAGGTGCTGGCTGGCTGGAACGGCCTCACCATCGAGACGTTCGCCCGCGCCGGCTTCGTGCTGGGAGACGATTCCCGGATCGACCGCGCCGAGTCCGCGCTCACGTTCGTCCGGGAGCACCTCTGGGACGAGGAAGAAAAACGCCTCTCCCGGCGCTTCAAGGACGGGGACGTGGCGTTCGACGGCGCGCTCGAGGACTACGCGTTCCTCGGTCGCGGGGCGTTCGAACTCTACCAAGCGACCGGCGAGGTGGCGCCGCTCGCGTTCGCGCTCGACCTCGCCGAGGCCATCGTCGAGGCGTTCTACGACGCCGACGACGGCACGCTCTACCTCTCGGCGAACGACGCCGAGGACCTCGTCGCCCGGCCCCAGGAGCTCACCGACCAGTCGACGCCGTCGAGCGTCGGCGCGGCCGTCGCGCTGCTGCTCGATCTGGACGGCTTCACCGACGCCGACCTCGCGTCGACGGCCCGCGAGACGCTGTCGACCCACCGCGGTCGGATCGAGGCCAGCCCCGTCGAACACGGCACGCTCGCCGTCGCCGCCGACGCCGACGCTCGGGGCTCGCTCGAACTCACCGTCGCCGCCGACGACCTCCCCACCGAATGGCGCGAGACGCTCGCGTCGCGGCACCTGCCGGGCGCCATCGTCGCCCGTCGGCCGCCGACTGAGGCGGGGCTCGAGGACTGGCTGGACGAACTCGGGCTGGAGGAGGCGCCGCCGGTCTGGGCCGGTCGCGAGGCGCGGGAGGGTCAACCGACGGTGTACGCCTGCCGCTCTTTCACCTGCTCGCCGCCGGAGACCGATCTGACGGCGGCGCTGGACTGGGTCGAAGCGAACCTCTAG
- the surE gene encoding 5'/3'-nucleotidase SurE, with the protein MSDPSILLTNDDGIDAPGLASLREELTAVGDVTVVAPHDNQSGVGRTRNSTAVRHDHPWGYSLEGTPADCVAYALCGLGTEFDAVVSGVNDGPNAGNYVVGRSGTVGAGIEAAFLGLPAVAVSAYHAVDFFPQPPEEYDFARPARVGADLLERALATETFDEVDLLNVNAPVDTADPHARITRPTADYDLRVGHDADAVERDLGDGSTAVSLDDSVWPDTEGFENPFPLADDHATRYPHGSDRRAMVEGEVSVSPLTVNHGHAESQSLPGVVDSLDAE; encoded by the coding sequence ATGAGCGACCCCAGTATCCTCCTCACCAACGACGACGGCATCGACGCGCCCGGCCTCGCCTCCCTCCGCGAGGAACTCACGGCCGTCGGCGACGTGACCGTCGTCGCCCCGCACGACAACCAGAGCGGCGTCGGCCGCACGCGGAACTCGACGGCCGTCCGCCACGACCACCCGTGGGGCTACTCGCTGGAGGGCACGCCCGCCGACTGCGTCGCCTACGCGCTCTGCGGGCTGGGCACCGAGTTCGACGCCGTCGTCTCCGGCGTCAACGACGGCCCCAACGCGGGCAACTACGTGGTCGGCCGCTCGGGCACCGTCGGCGCCGGCATCGAGGCGGCGTTCCTCGGCCTCCCCGCCGTCGCCGTCTCGGCGTACCACGCGGTCGATTTCTTCCCGCAGCCGCCCGAAGAGTACGACTTCGCGCGCCCCGCCCGCGTTGGCGCCGACCTGCTCGAACGGGCGCTAGCGACCGAGACGTTCGACGAGGTGGACCTGCTGAACGTCAACGCGCCCGTCGATACCGCCGACCCCCACGCCCGGATCACGCGGCCGACCGCCGACTACGACCTCCGCGTGGGTCACGACGCCGACGCCGTCGAGCGTGACCTCGGCGACGGATCGACGGCGGTTTCGCTCGACGACTCCGTCTGGCCCGACACCGAGGGGTTCGAGAACCCCTTCCCGCTGGCCGACGACCACGCGACGCGCTACCCCCACGGGAGCGACCGCCGGGCGATGGTCGAGGGTGAGGTGTCCGTGTCGCCGCTGACGGTCAACCACGGCCACGCCGAGAGCCAGTCGTTGCCGGGCGTCGTCGACAGCCTCGACGCTGAGTAG